Proteins encoded within one genomic window of Ranitomeya variabilis isolate aRanVar5 chromosome 4, aRanVar5.hap1, whole genome shotgun sequence:
- the LOC143766394 gene encoding uncharacterized protein LOC143766394 isoform X2, protein MDMDRDKMAERILHLTLEILFRLTGEDYTVVKKTSSGRCQDPVSEGWGRPLSPISGPPPHPLIHEDINDQKILELIYKMVELLTGEVPIRCQDVAVYFSMEEWEYLEGHKDLYKDVMIEVPQPLTSPDLSSKRTTPERCPRPLLPPDCKQEDPNVPQDHQDEDLTHINTTETFVRGDEGCKEEIPTYDYPDDCTRRSEGQLTSSILKSDDLEIPQDATEVNAITSNIPSTHQMNDLSSDPLKPVLSFHLLLTTKENESHKISIKKQSAPKENQSFSHSEYGNSLLLKNLLLKQQKTHTTEKRFSCSKCGKYFNHKCNLVRHQRTHTGEKPFSCSECGKYFYQKSSFINHQRTHTGEKPFFCSECGKSFNQKSSFINHQRTHTGEKPFSCSECGKYFNNKCNFVRHQRTHTREKPFSCSECGKSFNQKSNFVQHQRTHTGEKSFCCSECGMCFNQKSALVTHQRTHTGEKPFSCSECGTCFNQKSALVRHQRTHTGEKPFSCTECGKCFNRKAHLDGHQRTHTKKKTFSCSECEKCFVNKLNLLSHQRTHTGEKEFNI, encoded by the exons atggatatggacagagacaagatggcggagaggatattacacctcaccctagagatcctcttccggcttactggagag gattacacagtagtgaagaagacctctagtgggcGCTGTCAGgatcctgtgtctgagggatggggaagacccctgagcccaatctccggacctccacctcaccccctgatacatgaggacatcaatgaccagaagatcctagaactcatatacaagatggttgagctgctgactggagag gttcctataaggtgtcaggatgtcgccgtctatttctccatggaggagtgggagtatttagaaggacacaaagatctgtacaaggacgtcatgatagaggttccccagcccctcacatcaccag atctatccagtaagaggacaacaccagagagatgtccccgtcctcttcttcccccGGATTGTAAAcaggaagatcccaatgttccccaggatcatcag gatgaagatctgacccatattaatactacagagacatttgtgaggggtgatgaggggtgtaaagaggagattcctacatatgactacccag atgactgtaccaggagatcagaagggcagctgacatcttcaattcttaaatcagatgatcttgaaatCCCACAGGATGCAACTGAAGTGAATGCCATCACTTCAAATATACCATCAACCCATCAAATGaatgatctgtcatctgatcctttaaAACCGGTCCTTTCTTTTCATttattactgactactaaggaaaatgaaagtcacaaaataagcattaaaaagcaATCTGCTCCTAAAGAAAATCAGTCATTTTCACATTCAGAGTATGGAAATAGTTTACTCCTCAAAAATTTGTTACTTAAACAACAAAAAACTCACACAACAGAGAAAAGAttctcttgttccaagtgtgggaaatattttaaccataaatgtaatcttgttagacaccagagaactcacacaggggaaaagcctttttcctgttcagaatgtgggaaatatttttacCAGAAATCAAGTTTTattaatcaccagagaactcacacaggggagaaaccttttttttgttcagaatgtgggaagtcttttaaccagaaatcaagttttattaatcaccagagaactcacacaggggagaagcctttttcctgttcagaatgtgggaaatattttaacaataaatgtaattttgttagacaccagagaactcacacaagggagaagcctttttcctgttcagaatgtgggaaaagttttaaccagaaatcaaattttgttcagcaccagagaactcacacaggggagaaatcattttgctgttcagaatgtgggatgtgttttaaccagaaatcagctttggttactcACCagcgaacccacacaggggagaagcctttttcctgttcagaatgtggaacgtgttttaaccagaaatcagctttggttagacaccagagaactcacacaggggagaagcctttttcctgtacagaatgtgggaaatgttttaaccggaaagcgcaTCTGGAtggccaccagagaactcacacaaagAAGAagactttttcatgttcagaatgtgagaaatgttttgtgaATAAATTAAATcttcttagtcaccagagaactcacacaggggagaaggaatttaatatttag
- the LOC143766394 gene encoding uncharacterized protein LOC143766394 isoform X1, whose amino-acid sequence MDMDRDKMAERILHLTLEILFRLTGEDYTVVKKTSSGRCQDPVSEGWGRPLSPISGPPPHPLIHEDINDQKILELIYKMVELLTGEVPIRCQDVAVYFSMEEWEYLEGHKDLYKDVMIEVPQPLTSPDLSSKRTTPERCPRPLLPPDCKQEDPNVPQDHQDEDLTHINTTETFVRGDEGCKEEIPTYDYPADDCTRRSEGQLTSSILKSDDLEIPQDATEVNAITSNIPSTHQMNDLSSDPLKPVLSFHLLLTTKENESHKISIKKQSAPKENQSFSHSEYGNSLLLKNLLLKQQKTHTTEKRFSCSKCGKYFNHKCNLVRHQRTHTGEKPFSCSECGKYFYQKSSFINHQRTHTGEKPFFCSECGKSFNQKSSFINHQRTHTGEKPFSCSECGKYFNNKCNFVRHQRTHTREKPFSCSECGKSFNQKSNFVQHQRTHTGEKSFCCSECGMCFNQKSALVTHQRTHTGEKPFSCSECGTCFNQKSALVRHQRTHTGEKPFSCTECGKCFNRKAHLDGHQRTHTKKKTFSCSECEKCFVNKLNLLSHQRTHTGEKEFNI is encoded by the exons atggatatggacagagacaagatggcggagaggatattacacctcaccctagagatcctcttccggcttactggagag gattacacagtagtgaagaagacctctagtgggcGCTGTCAGgatcctgtgtctgagggatggggaagacccctgagcccaatctccggacctccacctcaccccctgatacatgaggacatcaatgaccagaagatcctagaactcatatacaagatggttgagctgctgactggagag gttcctataaggtgtcaggatgtcgccgtctatttctccatggaggagtgggagtatttagaaggacacaaagatctgtacaaggacgtcatgatagaggttccccagcccctcacatcaccag atctatccagtaagaggacaacaccagagagatgtccccgtcctcttcttcccccGGATTGTAAAcaggaagatcccaatgttccccaggatcatcag gatgaagatctgacccatattaatactacagagacatttgtgaggggtgatgaggggtgtaaagaggagattcctacatatgactacccag cagatgactgtaccaggagatcagaagggcagctgacatcttcaattcttaaatcagatgatcttgaaatCCCACAGGATGCAACTGAAGTGAATGCCATCACTTCAAATATACCATCAACCCATCAAATGaatgatctgtcatctgatcctttaaAACCGGTCCTTTCTTTTCATttattactgactactaaggaaaatgaaagtcacaaaataagcattaaaaagcaATCTGCTCCTAAAGAAAATCAGTCATTTTCACATTCAGAGTATGGAAATAGTTTACTCCTCAAAAATTTGTTACTTAAACAACAAAAAACTCACACAACAGAGAAAAGAttctcttgttccaagtgtgggaaatattttaaccataaatgtaatcttgttagacaccagagaactcacacaggggaaaagcctttttcctgttcagaatgtgggaaatatttttacCAGAAATCAAGTTTTattaatcaccagagaactcacacaggggagaaaccttttttttgttcagaatgtgggaagtcttttaaccagaaatcaagttttattaatcaccagagaactcacacaggggagaagcctttttcctgttcagaatgtgggaaatattttaacaataaatgtaattttgttagacaccagagaactcacacaagggagaagcctttttcctgttcagaatgtgggaaaagttttaaccagaaatcaaattttgttcagcaccagagaactcacacaggggagaaatcattttgctgttcagaatgtgggatgtgttttaaccagaaatcagctttggttactcACCagcgaacccacacaggggagaagcctttttcctgttcagaatgtggaacgtgttttaaccagaaatcagctttggttagacaccagagaactcacacaggggagaagcctttttcctgtacagaatgtgggaaatgttttaaccggaaagcgcaTCTGGAtggccaccagagaactcacacaaagAAGAagactttttcatgttcagaatgtgagaaatgttttgtgaATAAATTAAATcttcttagtcaccagagaactcacacaggggagaaggaatttaatatttag